From a single Dehalococcoidia bacterium genomic region:
- the hisD gene encoding histidinol dehydrogenase translates to MRGLRAALEWLRACPPVEEDLPPAVRRRIVETFGQELTVEQVVERVLDEVRREGDAAVARYNALLDGVPEEVPLLVAPQEVEAAYAQVEPQLVEALRQVSERVEAYHRRQLEHAQRPFQADGCGQLVRPLQRVGIYAPGTAVVYPSTVLMIAVPARVAGVEELVMCTPARPDGSVAPVKLVAAHIAGVQRIYRAGGVQAIAALAYGTESIPRADKICGPGNVFVATAKKRLFGQVGIDGLFGPSETVIVADATADPSLVAADLMAGAEHDELATCILIATDEALASAVLQEVEARLDSLARREVARASLTGRGMIAVVDSLEEALELANELAPEHLCLHLPDASAWLGRVRNAGCVFLGPMSAESLGDYAAGPSHVLPTGGSARFSSPLGVWDFLKVTAYVGLSAEEAARLGPAAARVARAEGLTGHALAIEARYRRP, encoded by the coding sequence GTGCGCGGGCTCAGGGCAGCCCTGGAGTGGCTGCGGGCCTGCCCCCCTGTGGAGGAAGACCTCCCTCCCGCTGTCCGCCGCCGCATCGTCGAGACCTTCGGGCAGGAGCTGACGGTGGAACAGGTGGTGGAGCGGGTGCTGGACGAGGTGCGACGGGAGGGCGATGCGGCGGTGGCCCGCTACAACGCCCTGCTGGACGGCGTGCCCGAGGAAGTACCGCTGCTGGTCGCGCCTCAAGAGGTGGAGGCAGCCTACGCCCAGGTCGAGCCGCAGCTGGTGGAGGCCCTGCGCCAGGTGAGCGAGCGGGTGGAGGCCTACCACCGTCGGCAGCTGGAACATGCCCAGCGCCCCTTCCAGGCCGACGGTTGCGGGCAGTTGGTGAGGCCCCTGCAGCGGGTGGGCATCTATGCCCCCGGAACCGCCGTCGTGTATCCCTCCACCGTGCTCATGATTGCAGTGCCGGCGCGGGTGGCGGGGGTGGAAGAGCTGGTCATGTGTACCCCTGCCCGCCCGGACGGCTCGGTGGCGCCCGTCAAGCTGGTGGCGGCCCATATCGCTGGCGTGCAGCGCATCTACCGTGCCGGGGGTGTGCAGGCTATCGCCGCCCTGGCCTACGGCACCGAGTCGATACCGAGGGCCGATAAGATATGTGGCCCCGGCAACGTCTTTGTGGCGACGGCCAAGAAGCGGCTCTTCGGCCAGGTGGGCATCGATGGCCTCTTCGGCCCCTCGGAAACGGTCATCGTCGCCGATGCTACGGCCGACCCGTCCCTGGTGGCAGCCGACCTGATGGCGGGGGCCGAGCACGACGAGCTGGCTACCTGCATACTCATCGCCACCGACGAGGCCCTGGCCAGCGCCGTTCTGCAGGAGGTGGAGGCGAGGCTGGACTCGCTGGCGAGGCGGGAGGTAGCGCGTGCCTCCCTGACGGGACGGGGCATGATAGCTGTCGTCGATAGCCTGGAGGAGGCGCTGGAGCTGGCCAACGAGCTGGCGCCCGAGCACCTGTGCCTCCACCTGCCCGATGCCTCCGCCTGGCTGGGGCGGGTGCGCAATGCCGGCTGCGTCTTCCTGGGGCCCATGTCGGCCGAGTCGCTGGGCGACTATGCGGCCGGCCCCAGCCACGTCCTGCCCACCGGGGGCAGCGCCCGCTTCTCGTCGCCCCTGGGCGTGTGGGACTTCCTGAAGGTCACGGCCTACGTGGGGCTTTCAGCCGAAGAGGCGGCTCGGCTGGGGCCTGCAGCCGCTCGGGTGGCCCGGGCCGAGGGCCTGACGGGCCATGCCCTGGCCATCGAGGCCCGCTACCGACGGCCATGA